From Fibrobacter sp. UWB16, the proteins below share one genomic window:
- the ispH gene encoding 4-hydroxy-3-methylbut-2-enyl diphosphate reductase translates to MKKIVLATPRGFCAGVDRAIHVVEKAIEKFGTPIYVRHEIVHNKFVVETLKSKGVVFVDELDQVPEGSVVIFSAHGVAEHIYEEAKARNLQVLDASCPLVLKVHFSAKRHFNAGRHIILIGHAGHAEVEGTLGQLPEGAITLIRNEKDAETVEVPTDKELAYITQTTLSVAETRKIIEALKRRFPNIIGPDAGDLCYATGNRQAAVLELCSVVDMLLVVGAKNSSNSSRLMELGLEQGLPSHLIADVNDLDLAWFDGINTVGISSGASAPEVLVQGVVDWLKEKFGPVEVENLVKLVENTKFNLPKALQD, encoded by the coding sequence ATGAAAAAGATTGTTTTGGCGACGCCTCGTGGTTTTTGTGCCGGCGTGGATCGCGCTATTCATGTGGTTGAAAAGGCGATTGAAAAGTTCGGCACGCCGATATATGTCCGCCATGAAATTGTTCATAACAAGTTTGTTGTAGAAACGCTTAAAAGCAAGGGCGTTGTCTTTGTCGATGAACTCGACCAGGTACCGGAAGGTTCCGTGGTGATTTTCTCGGCGCATGGGGTTGCTGAACATATTTATGAAGAGGCTAAGGCCCGTAATTTGCAGGTGCTCGATGCGAGTTGCCCGCTGGTGCTCAAGGTGCATTTCAGTGCCAAGCGCCATTTCAATGCGGGGCGCCATATTATCTTGATTGGGCACGCTGGCCATGCCGAAGTGGAAGGTACGCTAGGACAGCTCCCGGAAGGCGCAATTACGCTTATTCGCAATGAAAAGGATGCTGAGACGGTCGAAGTGCCTACGGATAAGGAACTGGCCTATATCACGCAGACGACGCTTTCTGTGGCCGAAACCCGCAAGATTATCGAAGCCCTTAAGCGCCGTTTCCCGAATATCATCGGACCGGATGCGGGCGACCTCTGCTACGCGACGGGCAACCGTCAGGCGGCGGTGCTCGAACTGTGCTCCGTGGTGGACATGCTTTTGGTTGTCGGGGCCAAGAATTCTTCGAATTCGTCTCGTTTGATGGAACTTGGACTGGAACAGGGCCTCCCGAGCCACCTGATTGCTGATGTCAATGATCTTGACTTGGCATGGTTCGATGGCATAAATACGGTCGGAATTTCGAGCGGCGCGAGCGCACCGGAAGTGCTGGTTCAGGGTGTGGTCGACTGGCTGAAAGAAAAATTTGGGCCGGTTGAGGTTGAAAATCTTGTAAAATTAGTGGAAAATACGAAGTTTAACTTGCCAAAAGCATTGCAAGATTAA
- a CDS encoding lysophospholipid acyltransferase family protein, translating to MKTKLLATLGALWMRSLRIRLRVPDDFRPGILGLWHKDLLASTAAFKDKNVHILVSESNDGEFFAQAARQLHYEVTRGSDTHGATNVRHLLKSLKNDRFVGMALDGPHGPALQVKPGSLWLSKASGRPLWLFCIKYGKHFRLNGWDNFIIPLPLTAIDIEIKYLLPENIQNKETQP from the coding sequence ATGAAGACAAAATTGCTAGCCACGCTCGGCGCCCTCTGGATGAGGAGCCTCCGCATCCGCCTGCGCGTGCCCGACGACTTCCGACCGGGGATCCTCGGACTCTGGCACAAGGACCTGCTTGCAAGCACCGCCGCCTTCAAGGACAAGAACGTCCACATTCTCGTCTCGGAATCAAACGACGGTGAATTTTTCGCCCAGGCAGCCAGGCAGCTCCATTACGAAGTCACCCGCGGTTCCGACACACACGGAGCAACAAACGTCCGCCACCTGCTCAAGTCGCTCAAGAACGACCGCTTTGTCGGCATGGCGCTCGATGGCCCGCACGGCCCCGCCCTCCAGGTAAAACCGGGTTCCCTGTGGCTATCAAAGGCAAGTGGACGCCCACTCTGGCTCTTTTGCATCAAGTATGGCAAGCATTTTCGCCTAAACGGGTGGGATAATTTCATAATTCCTCTCCCTTTGACAGCAATTGACATCGAAATTAAGTATCTTTTGCCCGAAAATATTCAAAATAAGGAAACACAGCCGTGA
- a CDS encoding PolC-type DNA polymerase III yields MIALPPKFVAFDLETTGLVNRKDEIIEIGAVKFTVEVKNGRVVPKLISEFDTLVKPNMLIPAEATNVNHITDKMVENAPPVGEALKQFTAFCGPGSILLAHNANFDASFLRTAYEQNPQFTPGNPVVDSLAISKTIMPELANHKLGFMANMFMKRGEISMTIDEEKMHRSVYDCEMLMEVFVALLRRRLKEKEWEMGSIMQAMAKYKGIPQFIRK; encoded by the coding sequence GTGATTGCATTACCTCCAAAATTTGTCGCATTCGACTTAGAAACGACTGGTCTTGTAAACCGTAAAGACGAAATCATCGAAATCGGCGCCGTAAAGTTCACTGTCGAGGTGAAAAACGGACGCGTTGTGCCGAAGCTCATCTCGGAATTCGACACGCTCGTAAAGCCCAACATGCTCATCCCCGCCGAAGCAACGAACGTGAACCACATTACCGACAAGATGGTCGAAAACGCACCGCCGGTCGGCGAAGCTCTCAAGCAGTTCACCGCATTCTGCGGCCCGGGCTCCATCTTGCTCGCCCACAACGCAAACTTCGACGCCAGCTTTTTGCGTACCGCCTACGAGCAGAACCCGCAGTTCACGCCAGGCAATCCCGTCGTCGATAGCCTTGCCATTTCCAAGACCATCATGCCGGAACTCGCAAACCACAAGCTCGGTTTCATGGCAAACATGTTCATGAAGCGCGGTGAAATCTCGATGACCATCGACGAAGAAAAGATGCACCGCTCCGTGTACGACTGCGAAATGCTCATGGAAGTGTTCGTCGCCCTCCTCCGTCGCCGTCTCAAGGAGAAGGAATGGGAAATGGGCAGCATCATGCAGGCCATGGCCAAGTACAAAGGCATCCCGCAATTCATCAGGAAGTAG
- the rpmB gene encoding 50S ribosomal protein L28, whose amino-acid sequence MSRICEVTGKAGLVGNMVSHSNRKKLMKQLPNLQKKRFYIPEEDRWVTLRVSAAGLRTINKLGIQAVAQELGI is encoded by the coding sequence ATGAGCCGCATTTGTGAAGTTACCGGCAAGGCCGGTCTCGTGGGCAACATGGTTTCCCACTCTAACCGTAAGAAGTTGATGAAGCAGCTTCCGAACCTCCAGAAGAAGCGCTTCTACATTCCTGAAGAAGATCGCTGGGTCACGCTCCGCGTTAGCGCTGCTGGTCTCCGCACGATCAACAAGCTTGGTATCCAGGCTGTTGCTCAGGAACTCGGAATCTAA
- a CDS encoding 3-deoxy-D-manno-octulosonic acid transferase: protein MFKVFDIAREALGSVAKAAAKVPVIENKYHVNERLRGPWPKGPFLWMHGASLGECKMLLNLAKCLKEDLPDCPRLLLTTQKVEVVSFIKESGVDVVAHIAPVDAPATMKSFISSVKPLGLILAENELWPGYLSSMLRISTRPPVALVSGRFHHAVPGMDYAAIGFVSMQTGSDLSRFFSVSARANNSRMMIGGDWKLLPWVRLNKDVSAPENPTVDTVFVSMHIQEMPSLGRMILSSIKRGESVVLMPRRLSEVAEFRKALQNQELAVVDWPQVQNGAVSIVSEFGKTKEVLAVSKTAVVGGSFARGLGVHDFWEPLQSGVSTCVGPYAEGQKEAVATLVREGVVAQLRSADEYSRRNKPDIRLVRTFLAHESAKISDSYQQLLVFLKNLLK, encoded by the coding sequence ATGTTTAAGGTATTTGACATTGCGCGTGAGGCTCTCGGATCTGTAGCCAAAGCTGCAGCCAAGGTGCCTGTTATAGAAAATAAGTACCATGTGAACGAGCGTTTGCGTGGTCCGTGGCCTAAGGGACCTTTCCTTTGGATGCATGGCGCAAGTCTTGGTGAGTGCAAGATGCTTTTGAATTTGGCGAAGTGCCTTAAAGAAGACTTGCCGGATTGTCCGCGTCTTTTGCTCACAACGCAGAAAGTCGAAGTTGTTTCGTTTATTAAGGAGTCGGGGGTCGATGTGGTCGCTCACATTGCGCCTGTAGATGCTCCTGCAACGATGAAGTCGTTTATCTCGTCTGTGAAACCGCTAGGCCTGATTCTTGCCGAAAATGAACTTTGGCCGGGTTATCTTTCTTCGATGTTGCGTATTTCGACGAGGCCGCCTGTAGCCCTTGTTTCGGGACGTTTCCATCATGCGGTTCCTGGAATGGACTATGCCGCCATTGGCTTTGTGAGTATGCAGACAGGCTCGGACTTGTCTCGCTTTTTCAGTGTCTCGGCCCGTGCGAATAATTCGCGGATGATGATTGGCGGAGACTGGAAACTTTTGCCGTGGGTACGGTTGAACAAGGACGTTTCTGCTCCTGAAAATCCGACGGTTGATACGGTGTTTGTTTCGATGCACATCCAGGAAATGCCGAGTCTTGGTCGCATGATTTTGTCTTCGATCAAGCGTGGTGAATCTGTGGTGCTGATGCCGCGGCGCTTGTCTGAAGTGGCTGAATTCCGCAAGGCGCTCCAAAATCAGGAACTTGCTGTTGTCGATTGGCCGCAAGTGCAAAATGGCGCTGTGTCGATTGTGAGCGAGTTTGGTAAGACTAAAGAGGTGCTTGCTGTTTCTAAAACGGCGGTTGTTGGAGGATCGTTTGCACGCGGTCTTGGAGTCCACGATTTTTGGGAACCGCTCCAGAGCGGAGTTTCCACGTGTGTTGGCCCGTACGCCGAGGGGCAAAAAGAGGCGGTTGCAACGCTTGTTCGTGAGGGTGTCGTTGCTCAATTGCGGTCGGCGGATGAATATTCTAGGCGCAACAAGCCGGATATCCGCTTGGTTCGAACGTTCCTTGCTCATGAGAGTGCGAAGATTAGCGATTCTTATCAGCAGCTGCTCGTTTTCTTGAAGAATTTGTTAAAGTAA
- a CDS encoding DEAD/DEAH box helicase, which translates to MAEDISCGPEIDVPENNDNSKLQLEADAFLNAIAGGADEDQADEAAFFAANPDGIVVDDNGEVLESGANSKIKKGEKIEFIDDDDVTSDIEKEMPPRNKSGVTEARHDTTADEVSVASTSSANLNEDSADEEDVGDESLVTFDDLGLSPEVLEAVKLAGYETPSPIQAKAIPALLQGANLLGTAQTGTGKTAAFSLPLLSRINFNGRETSMLVLTPTRELAIQVSDAIQQYAVKMQNVTVVPVYGGQDIAIQLRALKRKASIVVATPGRLIDHIKRGSISLGAVKAIVLDEADEMLDMGFMEDVETILKEIPADAQRALFSATMPDSVKKIIDQHLGEYEEARIEGKTTTVENICQRYLLVKNEHKIEALARVLEGEEFDGVLIFVRTKQNTTEVAEKLESRGFNVAPLNGDLAQSMRERTINRLKMGKLDIVVATDVAARGIDVDRISLVVNYDIPYDTESYVHRIGRTGRAGRSGNAILFITPREKRMLKTIEKATRQPIDVMEMPTSEQISKKRVEAFKAKVKSVVSYGELDQFKELVRALAAEGCNMKDGVALEDGSVNEMTAEDIAAAVIKMYQKKQPLFPNLPPLEAPKDRREKVRSGRDFLGNGEDFGLNSEEQKRMRKERKEGLNGVEEGFLRYYLGVGRIDHVTPRDIVGAIAGEANINSSNIGRIKLFDKFSTVELPNTLPQDVLDILSEMTIRGNDARFRVMTDEPPEGPAPGTRPHASREERRSFHRDRKGGFHDDERRGGFRKNREGGDRFGDKPFENRKARRERQFADRKPGKFEDKPFRKDRDERSFGDKPFRKTRRFGRV; encoded by the coding sequence ATGGCAGAAGATATTTCTTGCGGCCCGGAAATCGACGTTCCGGAAAATAACGACAACTCTAAATTGCAGCTCGAAGCGGATGCGTTCTTGAACGCCATCGCAGGCGGAGCAGACGAAGACCAGGCAGACGAAGCCGCATTCTTTGCAGCAAATCCGGATGGCATTGTCGTTGACGACAACGGCGAGGTTCTGGAATCTGGCGCAAATTCCAAGATTAAGAAAGGCGAAAAAATCGAATTTATCGACGATGACGATGTGACAAGTGATATTGAAAAGGAGATGCCCCCCCGGAATAAATCCGGGGTGACAGAAGCCAGGCATGACACAACCGCTGATGAAGTTTCTGTAGCTTCGACAAGCTCGGCAAACTTAAATGAAGACTCCGCAGACGAAGAAGATGTCGGCGACGAATCATTGGTGACGTTTGACGATCTCGGTCTCTCTCCGGAAGTTCTTGAAGCGGTCAAGCTCGCCGGCTACGAAACGCCCTCGCCCATTCAGGCTAAGGCCATCCCGGCACTTTTGCAGGGCGCAAACCTTCTCGGAACAGCACAGACAGGTACCGGCAAGACGGCAGCATTCTCGCTTCCGCTCCTTTCGCGCATCAACTTCAACGGACGCGAAACGTCCATGCTCGTGCTCACGCCGACACGCGAACTTGCGATCCAGGTTTCAGATGCCATCCAGCAATACGCCGTCAAGATGCAAAACGTGACGGTTGTCCCAGTCTATGGCGGTCAGGATATCGCTATCCAGTTGCGCGCCCTCAAGCGCAAGGCAAGCATCGTCGTTGCCACACCGGGCCGTTTGATAGACCATATCAAGCGCGGTTCTATTTCGCTCGGAGCGGTCAAGGCAATCGTCCTCGACGAAGCTGACGAAATGCTCGACATGGGCTTTATGGAAGACGTGGAAACCATCCTCAAGGAAATCCCCGCCGACGCCCAGCGCGCCCTATTTAGCGCCACCATGCCGGACAGCGTCAAGAAGATTATCGACCAACACTTGGGCGAATACGAAGAAGCCCGCATCGAAGGCAAGACGACCACGGTCGAAAATATTTGCCAGCGCTACTTGCTCGTGAAAAACGAACACAAGATCGAAGCGCTCGCCCGCGTGCTCGAAGGCGAAGAATTTGACGGCGTACTCATTTTCGTGCGCACCAAGCAGAACACCACCGAAGTGGCCGAAAAGCTCGAAAGCCGCGGATTCAACGTGGCTCCGCTCAACGGCGACCTCGCCCAGTCCATGCGCGAACGCACCATCAACCGCCTCAAGATGGGCAAGCTCGACATCGTCGTCGCAACAGACGTCGCCGCCCGCGGTATTGACGTGGACCGAATTTCGCTCGTTGTGAACTATGACATTCCGTACGACACCGAATCCTACGTGCACCGCATTGGCCGTACAGGCCGTGCAGGCCGCAGCGGTAACGCCATCTTGTTCATCACGCCACGTGAAAAGCGCATGCTCAAGACCATCGAAAAAGCTACGCGCCAGCCGATTGACGTGATGGAAATGCCGACCTCCGAACAAATCAGCAAGAAGCGCGTCGAAGCATTCAAGGCTAAAGTCAAGAGCGTTGTAAGCTACGGTGAACTCGACCAGTTCAAGGAACTCGTCCGCGCACTCGCCGCAGAAGGCTGCAACATGAAGGATGGCGTTGCCCTTGAAGATGGCTCCGTCAACGAAATGACCGCCGAAGACATCGCAGCAGCAGTCATCAAGATGTACCAGAAAAAGCAGCCGCTCTTCCCGAACCTCCCGCCGCTCGAAGCTCCGAAGGATCGTCGCGAAAAGGTCCGCAGCGGCAGAGACTTCCTCGGCAACGGCGAAGATTTCGGCCTCAATAGCGAAGAACAGAAGCGCATGCGTAAGGAACGCAAGGAAGGCTTGAACGGCGTCGAAGAAGGCTTCTTGCGCTACTATCTTGGCGTCGGCCGCATTGACCACGTTACCCCGCGCGACATCGTGGGAGCAATCGCTGGCGAAGCAAACATCAACAGCAGCAACATCGGCCGTATCAAGCTCTTTGACAAATTCAGTACCGTTGAACTCCCGAACACGCTTCCGCAAGACGTTCTCGACATCTTGTCCGAAATGACAATCCGCGGCAACGACGCCCGCTTCCGCGTGATGACCGACGAACCTCCCGAGGGCCCCGCACCGGGAACAAGACCGCACGCTAGCCGCGAAGAACGCCGCAGTTTCCATCGCGACCGCAAAGGAGGTTTCCACGACGATGAACGCCGTGGCGGATTCCGCAAAAATCGCGAAGGCGGTGATCGCTTTGGGGACAAGCCTTTCGAAAACCGCAAGGCACGTCGCGAACGCCAATTCGCCGACCGCAAACCCGGCAAGTTCGAAGACAAGCCTTTCCGCAAAGACCGCGACGAGCGCAGCTTTGGTGATAAGCCGTTCCGCAAGACGCGCCGTTTCGGTAGAGTCTAA
- a CDS encoding ABC transporter ATP-binding protein, protein MILKKRLKKILWRGVLRFLPVALLASAADAALLWGIRSFMDILQGKPIFSLTQWLVLMVVLTALRFAFFVWKLSISEKWLFGAGSLVSAWFLHTLRSLSPRVFHTPEGESKVESAYESTVVLQSNGGVFFQGVQAVLQLLVFLPVLFYISWPLTLFLFVVVVPLVGWMQRRLHKMGPAEENLLTERSDFRGSLYLARKLFRRWSSRFERKEVSNDLITQVRNLRDDGLDVSLRKGVLSLITETVSVLAMVFVLAFCALLISKGWMDGTGLVLYCSAVLLCYKPVKECARVMPQARSAMSALRVLEKFETLPSKKSDSSSAEKTCSPDSDCLQIMHGDFAYEGAFETLFSNFSLCWNTQKPVLVRGRNGVGKSTLLRLIAGLEEWDYGKISSSISLKNNVFFVAQDLELPPIHLFKKLLAQTNSTAVVGFAHAARVDKIIAKEGMSGGERARVALAWALASDSSMILLDEPFASVALADRELLLTAFLDTADLLHKWVVLVSHDVLSHELEQRFNVVEMGNA, encoded by the coding sequence GTGATTCTGAAAAAAAGGCTAAAAAAGATACTTTGGCGAGGTGTTTTGCGCTTTTTGCCGGTGGCTTTGCTCGCGAGTGCCGCCGACGCGGCGTTGCTTTGGGGCATTCGGTCGTTTATGGATATTCTCCAGGGCAAGCCGATTTTCTCGCTTACGCAATGGCTAGTATTGATGGTTGTCCTTACGGCGCTTCGCTTTGCTTTTTTCGTTTGGAAGTTGAGCATTTCTGAAAAATGGCTTTTTGGCGCGGGCTCCCTTGTTTCTGCATGGTTCCTGCATACGCTCCGCTCGCTTTCTCCGCGAGTGTTCCATACGCCGGAGGGCGAATCAAAAGTTGAGTCCGCGTATGAATCGACTGTTGTTTTGCAATCGAACGGCGGCGTGTTTTTCCAGGGTGTTCAGGCTGTGCTCCAGCTTTTGGTCTTTTTACCGGTGCTGTTTTACATCTCATGGCCACTAACGCTGTTCTTGTTTGTTGTGGTGGTTCCGCTCGTGGGCTGGATGCAACGCCGTTTGCATAAAATGGGGCCTGCCGAAGAAAACCTTTTGACGGAACGTTCTGATTTTCGCGGCTCGCTTTACCTTGCTCGTAAGCTATTTCGCCGTTGGAGTTCCCGCTTTGAACGCAAGGAAGTCTCAAATGACTTGATTACGCAAGTGCGCAATCTTAGGGACGATGGTCTTGATGTCTCGCTCCGCAAGGGTGTGCTTTCGCTGATTACGGAAACGGTGTCGGTTCTGGCGATGGTCTTTGTGCTTGCATTCTGCGCTCTCCTGATTTCGAAAGGTTGGATGGACGGAACGGGTCTTGTGCTTTACTGCTCGGCAGTTCTCCTTTGTTACAAGCCTGTGAAAGAGTGTGCCCGCGTGATGCCGCAGGCAAGGTCTGCGATGAGTGCGCTTCGCGTTTTGGAAAAGTTCGAGACGTTGCCTTCGAAAAAATCGGATTCTAGTTCTGCAGAAAAAACGTGTTCTCCAGATTCGGACTGCTTGCAAATTATGCATGGAGATTTTGCTTATGAAGGTGCATTCGAAACGCTCTTTAGCAATTTTTCGCTTTGCTGGAATACTCAAAAGCCGGTACTTGTCCGTGGCCGAAATGGTGTCGGCAAATCGACGCTGTTGCGCTTGATTGCTGGGCTTGAAGAATGGGACTATGGAAAAATTTCAAGTTCGATTTCTCTGAAGAATAACGTATTTTTTGTTGCTCAAGATTTGGAATTGCCGCCAATTCACTTGTTTAAAAAACTTCTTGCGCAAACGAATTCTACTGCGGTTGTCGGATTTGCCCATGCCGCGCGAGTGGACAAAATAATTGCCAAGGAGGGAATGTCGGGCGGAGAACGTGCGCGTGTCGCCTTGGCTTGGGCTCTTGCCTCAGATAGTTCCATGATTTTGCTCGATGAACCGTTTGCGTCTGTGGCGCTTGCGGACCGTGAATTGCTTTTGACGGCGTTCCTCGATACGGCGGATTTGCTTCACAAGTGGGTGGTTCTCGTAAGTCATGATGTCCTGTCTCATGAATTAGAACAACGTTTCAATGTCGTGGAGATGGGCAATGCCTAA
- a CDS encoding isoprenylcysteine carboxylmethyltransferase family protein, which yields MPKADCKFSAFLYRYRGYILGIIAVALVCTPPGDGTIGPLIAIPIYVVSAFLRVQSRRFIGEHTRGHVHAADELVTCGPYVHVRHPLYISNTGFALGVAFFHLGVSLWVLAFMVVVVAFEVALSRIEDRFLEQKFGDVWRAWARKTPAFAPHLGLWGGSSCDSEHVPAQRAFWQAFFADSSTWLWLFFCNLLLILRKVAVFYV from the coding sequence ATGCCTAAGGCGGATTGTAAATTTTCTGCTTTTTTGTATCGCTATCGCGGATACATCTTGGGTATTATTGCTGTAGCTCTTGTTTGTACGCCTCCGGGCGATGGAACCATAGGCCCCCTAATTGCAATCCCAATTTACGTTGTAAGTGCATTTTTACGAGTTCAGTCGCGGCGCTTTATTGGCGAACATACTCGTGGGCATGTCCATGCAGCCGATGAACTTGTGACTTGCGGTCCTTACGTTCACGTTCGTCATCCGCTTTACATATCAAATACGGGCTTTGCTCTTGGTGTCGCGTTTTTCCATTTAGGCGTGTCGCTTTGGGTGCTCGCGTTTATGGTTGTTGTAGTGGCTTTTGAAGTGGCGCTTTCGCGAATTGAAGACCGCTTCTTGGAACAGAAATTTGGCGATGTGTGGCGCGCGTGGGCTCGCAAAACTCCTGCTTTTGCCCCGCATCTGGGCTTGTGGGGTGGTTCTTCTTGTGATTCTGAACACGTTCCCGCGCAAAGAGCCTTTTGGCAGGCTTTTTTTGCCGATTCTTCGACATGGCTGTGGCTTTTCTTTTGTAATTTATTATTGATATTAAGGAAAGTGGCGGTTTTCTATGTTTAA